In one window of Nocardia brasiliensis DNA:
- a CDS encoding DUF6912 family protein yields MRVYIPATVPMLRELVANRELRPVGGTAFAVTPALREAYASGDDEELAEVAMGEAARASLRLLAAERDELDEPADDAAPVPTGRPVYRRAVIAADVTGAKLRPDLDDAVVKLPGLLTYDQIGSVHVDLVEAEPQVAKAVDVVDAADLGDTDAEFVLGDAEDHQLAWYAAQELPFLLELL; encoded by the coding sequence ATGCGGGTCTATATCCCCGCGACGGTGCCGATGCTGCGCGAGCTCGTCGCGAACCGGGAACTACGCCCGGTCGGCGGCACCGCGTTCGCGGTGACACCGGCGCTGCGCGAGGCCTACGCCTCGGGTGACGACGAGGAACTGGCCGAGGTGGCGATGGGCGAGGCCGCCCGCGCCTCGCTGCGCCTGCTCGCCGCCGAACGCGACGAACTCGACGAGCCGGCCGACGACGCCGCGCCGGTGCCGACCGGTCGCCCGGTCTATCGGCGCGCGGTGATCGCCGCCGACGTGACCGGGGCGAAGCTGCGGCCCGATCTCGACGATGCCGTGGTGAAGCTGCCCGGCCTGCTGACCTACGACCAGATCGGGTCCGTGCACGTCGACCTGGTCGAGGCCGAGCCACAGGTGGCCAAGGCCGTGGACGTGGTGGACGCCGCCGATCTCGGCGACACCGACGCCGAGTTCGTGCTCGGTGACGCCGAGGACCACCAGCTCGCCTGGTACGCGGCGCAGGAACTGCCGTTCCTACTCGAACTGCTCTGA
- a CDS encoding acetyl-CoA C-acyltransferase, translated as MATKAARRAVIVSGARTPFVRAFTGYTRMDSIALADAAVRGLLERTGLPGAQVQAIVWGGVILPSVAPNIAREIALDLALDPGCEGHTVTRACASGLQAVTSAVAAIERGEYDIMIAGGSDSTSNAEVKLPQSVVHAAAPLALGKPKPKDYLSAIRQLAPFTDILPSRPKIAERTTGEVMGESAEKMARIHGISRADQDEFAARSHHRAAAAIASGRFDDEVLRVRTPEGIEIDRDGLVRGDTSVEKLSKLKPVFAENGTVTAGNASPLTDGASAVLLMSEEKAAALGYRPLAAFRSWSYVSVDPTDQVLIGPAISMPRALDKAGMSLGDIDFVDIHEAFAAQTLSVLTALASDEWAKTRLDRDSAVGEVDIDRLNVHGGSVSLGHPFGATGARMVTTMANELARTGKNAALLGICAAGGIGASAVLERV; from the coding sequence ATGGCCACCAAGGCTGCTCGCCGTGCCGTTATCGTGTCCGGTGCGCGCACGCCGTTCGTGCGTGCGTTCACCGGATACACCCGGATGGATTCCATCGCGCTCGCCGATGCCGCGGTCCGTGGCCTGCTGGAGCGGACCGGTCTGCCCGGCGCTCAGGTGCAGGCCATCGTCTGGGGCGGGGTCATTCTGCCGAGCGTGGCACCCAACATCGCCCGTGAGATCGCCCTCGACCTCGCGCTCGACCCCGGTTGCGAGGGGCACACCGTCACCAGGGCGTGCGCGTCCGGCCTGCAGGCGGTCACCTCGGCTGTGGCCGCGATCGAGCGCGGCGAATACGACATCATGATCGCGGGCGGCAGCGATTCCACCTCCAATGCCGAGGTGAAGCTGCCCCAGTCGGTGGTGCACGCGGCGGCGCCGCTGGCGCTGGGCAAGCCGAAGCCGAAGGACTACCTGAGCGCGATCCGCCAGCTCGCGCCGTTCACCGACATCCTGCCCAGCCGGCCGAAGATCGCCGAACGCACCACCGGAGAGGTGATGGGGGAGTCGGCCGAGAAAATGGCCCGCATCCACGGCATCAGCCGAGCCGATCAGGACGAGTTCGCCGCCCGGTCGCATCACCGCGCCGCCGCCGCCATCGCGTCGGGCCGCTTCGACGACGAGGTGTTGCGGGTGCGCACGCCGGAGGGCATCGAGATCGACCGCGACGGACTGGTCCGCGGCGACACCAGCGTAGAAAAACTGTCGAAACTGAAGCCGGTTTTCGCCGAAAACGGCACGGTGACCGCGGGCAATGCCAGCCCGCTCACCGACGGCGCCTCCGCCGTGCTGCTGATGAGCGAGGAGAAGGCCGCGGCGCTCGGCTACCGTCCGCTCGCCGCCTTCCGTTCCTGGAGCTACGTCAGCGTCGATCCCACCGATCAGGTGCTGATCGGTCCGGCCATCTCCATGCCGCGGGCGCTGGACAAGGCCGGAATGTCGCTGGGCGACATCGATTTCGTCGACATCCACGAGGCCTTCGCGGCGCAGACACTGTCCGTGCTCACGGCGCTGGCCAGTGACGAGTGGGCCAAGACCCGGCTCGATCGCGACAGCGCCGTCGGCGAGGTCGACATCGACCGGCTCAATGTGCACGGCGGTTCGGTCTCGCTCGGTCACCCGTTCGGCGCCACCGGCGCGCGCATGGTGACGACGATGGCCAACGAGCTCGCCCGCACCGGTAAGAACGCGGCGCTGCTCGGCATCTGCGCCGCGGGTGGCATCGGCGCCTCGGCCGTGCTGGAACGGGTCTGA
- a CDS encoding ferredoxin reductase — protein sequence MSSKNGGFSVRGVREWLEGPAASVAERGGKLNVLRGAVARVTTPLLPDDYLHLANPLWSARELRGRIVDVRKETADSATLVIKPGWGFDFKYQPGQYIGIGVLIDGRWHWRSYSLTCPPNWSDPGTGGKRVISIAVKAMPEGFLSSHLVSGVPVGTVVRLAAPQGGFVLPYPPPERVLFLTAGSGITPVMAMLRAMDRRDLVTDVVHLHSARTAEDVMFGAELRDLHDRHSAAATGERSPASFTSHLHLTGEQGKFALADLDTKIPDWRERQTWACGPAAMLDEIEQHWREAGLADQLHVERFEIERSAVGEGGTVSFGKTGRTIEVDGATSLLEAGESAGVQMPFGCRMGICQTCVVTLSSGHVRDLRNGDEHREGDKVQTCVSAAAGDCTLDV from the coding sequence ATGAGCTCGAAAAATGGGGGATTCTCCGTGCGCGGCGTGCGGGAGTGGCTGGAAGGTCCGGCCGCGAGCGTCGCCGAACGCGGCGGCAAGTTGAACGTGCTGCGGGGAGCCGTGGCCCGGGTCACCACCCCGTTGCTGCCCGACGACTATCTGCACCTGGCCAACCCGCTGTGGTCGGCGCGCGAGCTGCGCGGCCGCATCGTGGACGTGCGCAAGGAAACCGCCGACTCGGCCACCCTGGTGATCAAGCCGGGCTGGGGCTTCGACTTCAAATACCAACCGGGCCAGTACATCGGCATCGGCGTGCTCATCGACGGCCGCTGGCACTGGCGGTCCTATTCGCTGACCTGCCCGCCGAATTGGTCGGACCCGGGCACCGGCGGCAAACGGGTCATCTCGATCGCGGTCAAGGCGATGCCGGAGGGGTTCCTGTCCAGCCACCTGGTCAGCGGCGTCCCGGTCGGCACCGTGGTGCGGCTGGCCGCGCCGCAGGGCGGCTTCGTGCTGCCCTATCCGCCGCCGGAGCGGGTGCTGTTCCTGACCGCCGGTAGCGGTATCACCCCGGTGATGGCGATGCTGCGGGCGATGGACCGGCGCGATCTGGTCACCGATGTGGTGCATCTGCACTCCGCGCGGACCGCCGAGGACGTGATGTTCGGCGCCGAACTGCGCGACCTGCACGACCGGCACAGCGCCGCCGCCACCGGGGAGCGTTCCCCGGCCAGCTTCACCTCGCACCTGCACCTCACCGGCGAGCAGGGCAAGTTCGCCCTGGCCGACCTGGACACCAAGATCCCGGACTGGCGCGAACGCCAGACCTGGGCCTGCGGCCCGGCCGCGATGCTCGACGAGATCGAGCAGCACTGGCGCGAGGCGGGCCTGGCCGACCAGTTGCACGTCGAGCGGTTCGAGATCGAGCGCTCGGCGGTGGGCGAGGGCGGCACGGTCAGCTTCGGCAAGACCGGGCGCACGATCGAGGTGGACGGCGCGACCAGCCTGCTCGAGGCGGGCGAGTCGGCCGGGGTGCAGATGCCGTTCGGCTGCCGCATGGGCATCTGCCAGACCTGTGTCGTGACACTGAGTTCGGGCCACGTGCGCGACCTGCGCAACGGCGACGAGCACCGCGAAGGCGACAAGGTGCAGACCTGCGTCTCCGCCGCGGCCGGGGACTGCACCCTCGACGTCTAG
- a CDS encoding GNAT family N-acetyltransferase — translation MTESTGELPRLELRRIDRENLYAVCALSETLSVEQRPMVIDNSVSIAEAHFSDCLWYRAVYADDVPAGFLMVHLGLDEDHPELRGVFLWRFMVAAPAQGRGIGRAVLGLLVDRLTAQGVRELYTSYATGPGTPAGFYRALGFEPTGRILDGEHEVVLRW, via the coding sequence ATGACCGAATCGACCGGGGAACTGCCGCGCCTCGAGCTGCGCCGCATAGATCGCGAGAACCTTTACGCGGTATGCGCTTTGAGCGAGACACTGAGCGTCGAGCAGCGACCCATGGTGATCGACAACAGCGTTTCCATTGCGGAGGCCCACTTTTCGGACTGCCTCTGGTATCGGGCCGTCTACGCCGATGACGTGCCCGCCGGTTTCCTGATGGTGCATCTCGGACTAGACGAAGATCACCCCGAGCTGCGGGGCGTGTTCCTGTGGCGCTTCATGGTCGCGGCCCCGGCGCAGGGCCGCGGAATCGGCCGCGCCGTCTTGGGCCTGCTGGTGGATCGACTGACCGCGCAGGGCGTGCGCGAGCTGTACACCAGTTACGCGACAGGCCCCGGCACGCCCGCGGGCTTCTACCGCGCACTGGGTTTCGAGCCGACGGGCCGGATACTGGACGGCGAGCACGAGGTCGTCCTGCGCTGGTGA
- the bluB gene encoding 5,6-dimethylbenzimidazole synthase codes for MSVYDAIRLRRDVRAEFTGEVLDDATLWRLLEAAHRAPSVGNSQPWDFVVVRDPATLRTFAGHVADKRAEFRDALPPERAATFEPIKIEGIVESGTGIVVTYDHGRAGPQVLGRATVPETGVYSAVLAIQNLWLAATAEGVGVGWVSFYAPEFLAELVGLPAGVRPVAWLCAGPVHGFQQVPDLERFGWRTGRPLLDAVHHEVYRK; via the coding sequence CTGAGTGTTTACGACGCGATCCGGCTGCGGCGCGACGTGCGGGCGGAGTTCACCGGCGAGGTGCTCGACGACGCCACGCTGTGGCGGCTGCTGGAGGCCGCGCACCGGGCGCCCAGCGTCGGCAATTCGCAGCCGTGGGATTTCGTGGTGGTCCGCGATCCGGCCACGTTGCGCACGTTCGCCGGGCACGTGGCGGACAAGCGGGCCGAGTTCCGCGACGCGCTGCCGCCGGAGCGAGCCGCCACCTTCGAACCGATCAAGATCGAGGGCATCGTCGAGAGCGGCACCGGGATCGTGGTCACCTATGATCACGGCCGCGCTGGCCCGCAGGTGCTCGGCCGGGCCACCGTCCCCGAAACCGGCGTCTACTCCGCGGTTCTCGCGATCCAGAACCTCTGGCTCGCCGCCACCGCCGAGGGCGTCGGCGTCGGCTGGGTGTCGTTCTACGCGCCCGAATTCCTCGCCGAGCTGGTCGGGCTGCCCGCGGGTGTGCGGCCGGTCGCGTGGCTGTGCGCCGGGCCGGTGCACGGCTTCCAGCAGGTTCCCGATCTGGAACGCTTCGGCTGGCGCACGGGGCGGCCATTGCTCGACGCGGTGCATCATGAGGTCTACCGAAAGTAG
- the hpf gene encoding ribosome hibernation-promoting factor, HPF/YfiA family, translated as MDMTEQPVADRPRAPRADVVVKGRNVEVPDHFRIYVAEKLSRLERFDPSIFIFDVELFHERNRRQRKSCQRVEITARGKGPIVRAEACADSFYAALESVTAKLESRLRRTKDRRRVHYGDKTPVSVAQATADLVDESLFALPNGSAAAHEHPDGGDHRAETTPENSEYAAGPGHIVRTKVHTATPMSVDDALYQMELVGHDFFLFQDRETDRPSVVYRRHAFDYGLIRLA; from the coding sequence ATGGACATGACCGAGCAACCCGTTGCCGATCGACCAAGGGCGCCGCGTGCCGACGTCGTGGTCAAGGGGCGCAACGTCGAGGTGCCGGATCACTTCCGAATCTATGTCGCGGAGAAACTCTCCAGGCTCGAACGCTTCGACCCGTCGATCTTCATCTTCGACGTCGAGCTGTTCCACGAGCGAAACCGTAGGCAGCGCAAGAGTTGTCAGCGCGTCGAGATCACCGCACGCGGCAAGGGACCGATCGTCCGCGCCGAGGCGTGCGCCGACAGCTTCTATGCCGCCCTCGAATCGGTGACCGCGAAGCTGGAGAGCAGGCTGCGCCGCACCAAGGACCGGCGCCGGGTGCACTACGGCGACAAGACCCCGGTCTCGGTCGCCCAGGCCACCGCCGATCTGGTGGACGAGTCGCTGTTCGCGCTGCCGAACGGCTCGGCGGCCGCGCACGAGCACCCCGACGGCGGTGACCACCGCGCCGAGACCACACCGGAGAACTCCGAATACGCGGCGGGCCCCGGACACATCGTCCGCACCAAGGTGCACACCGCGACCCCCATGTCCGTCGACGACGCCCTCTACCAGATGGAACTCGTCGGTCACGACTTCTTCCTCTTCCAAGACCGCGAAACCGACCGACCGTCGGTGGTCTATCGCAGGCACGCCTTCGACTACGGCCTCATCCGGCTCGCGTAG
- a CDS encoding fatty acid desaturase family protein yields MAISDVKEYAHLTEADVEALGAEFDAIRRDIEESRGARDANYIRNVIRLQRALEIGGRGVLFASFLPPAWIAGVAMLSTAKIIENMEIGHNTMHGQWDWMNDPEIHSSSWEWDNAGAAKHWKHTHNYLHHKYTNVLGMDDDIGYGLLRVTRDQRWKPFNLGNPIYNLVLQLLFEYGVSIQHMELGKLAAGRFKPGTPERAEFDRKRNEALTKMGKQILKDYVIFPALTGPAFLTTLTANLAANAIRNVWSNAVIFCGHFPDGAEKFTKADIDNETKGQWYLRQMLGSANISGGPLTHFMTGNLSHQIEHHLFPDLPSNRYAEIAVRVRELAEKYDLPYTTGSLPVQYFKAWRTILKLSLPNKYLRDTADDAPETASERKFAGNTVATIDPVTGKRRGLRTALAAGRRRLNRRAETRTPAYAR; encoded by the coding sequence ATGGCGATCTCGGATGTCAAGGAATACGCACACCTCACCGAGGCCGACGTGGAAGCACTCGGCGCGGAGTTCGACGCGATTCGTCGCGATATCGAGGAATCGCGCGGTGCGCGCGACGCGAACTACATCCGTAACGTCATCCGGCTCCAGCGGGCGCTCGAGATCGGCGGCCGCGGCGTGCTGTTCGCCAGCTTCCTACCGCCGGCCTGGATCGCGGGCGTCGCCATGCTGAGCACCGCCAAGATCATCGAGAACATGGAGATCGGGCACAACACCATGCACGGGCAGTGGGACTGGATGAACGATCCGGAAATCCACTCCAGCTCTTGGGAATGGGACAACGCGGGCGCGGCCAAGCATTGGAAGCACACGCACAACTACCTGCACCACAAGTACACCAATGTGCTCGGCATGGACGACGACATCGGCTACGGCCTGCTGCGCGTCACCCGCGACCAGCGGTGGAAGCCGTTCAACCTGGGCAACCCGATCTACAACCTGGTGCTGCAGCTGCTGTTCGAATACGGCGTCTCGATCCAGCACATGGAGCTGGGCAAGCTGGCCGCGGGCCGGTTCAAGCCGGGCACGCCCGAGCGGGCCGAGTTCGACCGCAAGCGCAACGAGGCGCTGACCAAGATGGGCAAGCAGATCCTCAAGGATTACGTGATCTTCCCCGCCCTCACCGGTCCGGCCTTCCTCACCACGCTGACCGCCAACCTGGCCGCCAACGCGATCCGCAACGTGTGGTCCAACGCGGTGATCTTCTGCGGTCACTTCCCCGACGGCGCGGAGAAGTTCACCAAGGCCGATATCGACAACGAGACCAAGGGCCAGTGGTACCTGCGCCAGATGCTCGGCAGCGCCAACATCTCCGGCGGTCCGCTCACCCACTTCATGACCGGCAACCTGAGCCACCAGATCGAGCACCACCTGTTCCCCGACCTGCCGAGCAACCGCTACGCCGAGATCGCGGTCCGGGTACGGGAACTCGCCGAGAAGTACGACCTGCCCTACACCACCGGTTCGCTGCCGGTGCAGTACTTCAAGGCCTGGCGCACCATCCTCAAGCTGTCGCTGCCGAACAAGTACCTGCGCGACACCGCCGACGACGCGCCGGAGACCGCCTCGGAGCGCAAGTTCGCCGGCAACACCGTCGCCACTATCGACCCGGTCACCGGCAAGCGGCGCGGCCTGCGCACCGCCCTCGCCGCCGGGCGCCGCCGCCTGAACCGCCGCGCCGAGACCCGCACCCCCGCGTACGCGCGCTGA
- a CDS encoding helix-turn-helix domain-containing protein yields MHSPSELSRRQKRFGRIIKERRDELGLTQLQIGDLGGPSAPTIRKIEDGDAAISTTTLNKLDAPLRWLPGSAARTYAGGTPAADEPVSARQPGESVVAGPDSIRFELADLTGLLAAAGRLNDAVEHGRTTDPQVVTAISELNQVVSKLSARYATAMLERNGGPGRQLHPLVEMAFAHLLEVPAETSDPTELQERRYRRWLAGRSEDVDAATEAQFRARWLAANVDTTASRNGGY; encoded by the coding sequence ATGCATAGCCCTTCGGAGCTGTCGCGGCGCCAGAAGCGATTCGGCCGAATCATCAAGGAGCGCCGAGACGAGCTCGGCCTCACGCAGTTACAGATCGGCGACCTCGGGGGACCTTCGGCACCGACGATCCGCAAGATCGAGGACGGCGACGCCGCGATCAGCACGACCACGCTGAACAAACTCGATGCGCCGCTGCGCTGGTTGCCCGGCAGTGCCGCGCGCACCTACGCGGGCGGCACCCCGGCCGCCGACGAGCCCGTGTCCGCACGGCAGCCCGGCGAGTCCGTCGTGGCCGGACCCGACTCGATCCGCTTCGAACTCGCCGACCTCACCGGTCTGCTCGCGGCCGCTGGCCGGCTCAACGACGCGGTCGAGCACGGCAGGACCACCGACCCGCAGGTGGTCACCGCGATCAGCGAACTCAACCAGGTGGTCTCGAAGCTGTCGGCGCGCTACGCGACCGCCATGCTCGAACGCAACGGCGGACCGGGCAGGCAGCTGCATCCGCTCGTGGAGATGGCCTTCGCGCACCTGCTCGAGGTGCCCGCCGAAACCAGTGACCCCACCGAACTTCAGGAACGGCGATACCGGCGGTGGCTGGCCGGACGATCGGAGGATGTCGATGCTGCGACAGAAGCACAGTTCCGGGCACGCTGGCTGGCGGCCAACGTGGATACGACCGCGAGTCGAAACGGCGGGTACTGA
- a CDS encoding WS/DGAT/MGAT family O-acyltransferase, translated as MITRLTPQDASFYRLESSSNPIHIGSLAILRHIDPDSGAAALDYDRLVDLVESRLALVPRYRRKVREIPLALGRPVWVEDSAFDITYHIRRSALPAPGSDAQLHELVARLSSRPLDQTRPLWEMYLIEGLSDGRCALFTKTHSALVDGDTALEIGHVVLDAGPSPRELADDAWRAPREPDDRELLIGALTHLIAQPSEALEVARHAGAQAFAVIGAAGRAVDSVVTAVRAAASGAPDSPLNARISRNRRFDVVRTDLEDYRKIRKRFDCSINDVILAVVTGALRNWLLSRGETLTEPTTLRAVVPMSVYVDGVDGARVSPASEVSSFLIDLPVGEPNPVMRLSHIAHATEANGRHRRGVRARTLVHLAGFAPASLHAMSVRAASTFAEHTFNLVITNAPGPQTPMYIGGARMLEMYPVSPLLRNQASSIGITSYDGRVFYGLNADRDAMADIGVLAASVRDSMEEMLGACV; from the coding sequence GTGATCACGAGACTGACGCCGCAGGACGCGTCGTTCTACCGGCTCGAGTCGAGCAGCAATCCGATCCACATCGGCTCCTTGGCGATCCTGCGGCACATCGATCCCGATTCCGGTGCCGCGGCACTGGACTACGATCGGCTCGTCGATTTGGTCGAGTCCCGGCTCGCGCTGGTGCCCCGATATCGCCGCAAGGTGCGCGAGATCCCGCTCGCGCTCGGGCGCCCGGTCTGGGTGGAGGACAGCGCCTTCGACATCACCTATCACATCCGCCGATCCGCGCTGCCCGCCCCCGGCTCCGACGCGCAACTGCACGAACTGGTCGCCAGGCTGTCCTCGCGCCCGCTCGATCAGACCCGGCCGCTGTGGGAGATGTATCTGATCGAGGGCCTGTCCGACGGCCGCTGCGCCCTGTTCACCAAGACCCATTCCGCACTGGTCGACGGGGACACCGCGCTGGAGATCGGGCACGTCGTACTGGACGCGGGCCCGTCGCCGCGCGAACTCGCCGACGACGCGTGGCGCGCCCCGCGCGAACCCGACGACCGGGAACTGCTGATCGGCGCGCTGACCCACTTGATCGCACAGCCGAGCGAGGCGCTGGAGGTGGCCAGGCACGCGGGCGCGCAGGCGTTCGCGGTGATCGGCGCCGCGGGGCGGGCGGTGGACTCGGTGGTCACCGCGGTGCGCGCGGCCGCGAGCGGTGCCCCCGACAGCCCGCTCAACGCGCGGATTTCGCGCAACCGGCGCTTCGACGTGGTGCGCACCGATCTCGAGGACTACCGCAAGATTCGCAAGCGCTTCGACTGCTCGATCAACGACGTGATCCTCGCGGTGGTCACCGGCGCGCTGCGCAACTGGCTGCTCTCGCGCGGCGAGACGCTCACCGAGCCGACCACGCTGCGCGCGGTGGTGCCGATGTCGGTGTACGTCGACGGCGTGGACGGGGCCAGGGTGAGTCCGGCGAGCGAGGTGTCCTCGTTCCTCATCGATCTGCCGGTCGGTGAACCCAATCCGGTGATGCGCCTGTCGCACATCGCCCACGCCACCGAGGCCAACGGCAGGCATCGGCGCGGGGTGCGGGCCAGGACCCTGGTCCATCTCGCCGGGTTCGCTCCGGCGAGCCTGCATGCGATGAGTGTGCGTGCGGCGAGTACGTTCGCAGAGCACACGTTCAATCTGGTGATCACCAACGCGCCGGGTCCGCAGACGCCGATGTACATCGGCGGCGCGCGGATGCTGGAGATGTATCCGGTGTCGCCACTGCTGCGCAATCAGGCCTCGAGCATCGGGATCACGTCCTACGACGGACGCGTCTTCTACGGGCTCAACGCCGACCGCGACGCGATGGCCGACATCGGCGTGCTGGCCGCGTCGGTGCGCGATTCCATGGAGGAGATGCTCGGTGCCTGCGTCTGA
- a CDS encoding fatty acid desaturase family protein, whose protein sequence is MAITDIQAFAHLTAADIETLGQELDSIRRSVEQSRGERDAKYIRRTIAAQRGLEVAGRAVLFGSRNRWAWLTGTALLSVAKIIENMELGHNVGHGQWDWMNDPEIHSSSWEWDMTGPSSQWRRAHNYSHHTYTNVLGKDEDLGFGILRMTRDEPWRPLHLVQPLANLVLAATFEWGIALHDWSIEKELSNTPRWELRSRPNVEFGRKIARQVTKDFLLYPALTGPAFKSTLKANATANLVRNLWAYAVIFCGHFPDGAEKFTIEQLEGETSGEWYLRQMLGSANFKAGPAMAFMSGNLCYQIEHHLFPDLPSNRYREIAVRVRELCDKYDLPYTTGSLGKQYLLAFRTIHKLALPDRFLKATSDNAPETSSERKFAGITLPSLPSAETAHWLGVDPETGQRRGLRSALREAKVVLKEKARQEKEMLREAKRALKEKAEHETVLLREATQALQDRARQEQASLRRKAVREKALWRLRRSR, encoded by the coding sequence GTGGCCATCACCGATATTCAGGCGTTCGCCCATCTCACGGCGGCCGACATCGAGACACTGGGGCAGGAACTCGATTCGATCCGGCGTTCGGTGGAGCAGTCACGCGGCGAGCGTGACGCGAAGTACATCCGGCGCACCATCGCCGCGCAGCGCGGCCTCGAGGTGGCCGGGCGCGCGGTGCTGTTCGGCAGTCGCAACCGGTGGGCCTGGCTCACCGGCACCGCGCTGCTCTCGGTCGCCAAGATCATCGAGAACATGGAGCTCGGGCACAACGTCGGCCACGGGCAGTGGGACTGGATGAACGACCCGGAGATCCACTCCAGCTCCTGGGAATGGGACATGACCGGCCCCTCCTCGCAGTGGCGGCGGGCGCACAACTACTCCCATCACACCTACACCAACGTGCTCGGCAAGGACGAGGACCTCGGGTTCGGCATCCTCCGGATGACCAGGGACGAGCCGTGGCGCCCACTGCATCTGGTGCAGCCGCTGGCCAACCTGGTGCTCGCCGCCACCTTCGAGTGGGGCATCGCCCTGCACGACTGGAGCATCGAGAAGGAACTGTCCAACACCCCGCGCTGGGAGCTGCGCTCGCGACCGAACGTGGAGTTCGGCCGCAAGATCGCCCGCCAGGTGACCAAGGACTTCCTGCTCTACCCGGCACTCACCGGTCCGGCGTTCAAGTCGACGCTGAAAGCGAACGCGACCGCCAACCTGGTCCGCAATCTGTGGGCCTACGCGGTGATCTTCTGCGGCCACTTCCCCGACGGCGCCGAGAAATTCACCATCGAACAGCTCGAGGGCGAGACCAGCGGCGAATGGTATCTGCGGCAGATGCTCGGCAGCGCCAACTTCAAGGCGGGGCCCGCCATGGCGTTCATGAGCGGCAACCTGTGCTACCAGATCGAACACCACCTGTTCCCGGACCTGCCGAGCAATCGATACCGGGAGATCGCGGTGCGGGTGCGCGAACTGTGCGACAAGTACGACCTGCCGTACACGACGGGTTCGCTCGGCAAGCAATACCTGCTCGCCTTCCGGACCATCCACAAGCTGGCACTGCCGGATCGATTCCTGAAGGCCACCTCCGACAACGCGCCCGAGACCTCCTCGGAACGCAAGTTCGCCGGCATCACGCTGCCGTCACTGCCCAGCGCGGAGACCGCGCACTGGCTCGGCGTCGATCCGGAGACCGGCCAGCGCCGCGGGCTGCGCTCGGCCCTGCGCGAGGCCAAGGTCGTGCTGAAGGAGAAGGCCCGGCAGGAGAAGGAGATGCTGCGCGAGGCCAAGCGCGCGCTCAAGGAGAAGGCCGAGCACGAGACGGTGCTGCTGCGCGAGGCCACGCAGGCGCTGCAGGACCGAGCGCGGCAGGAGCAGGCGTCGCTGCGCCGCAAAGCCGTGCGCGAGAAGGCGCTGTGGCGGCTGCGGCGCAGCCGCTAG
- a CDS encoding Rv3235 family protein codes for MHSRRPSLSPAPHSEPPLDRDRVVGVQPRSAASSPRAALPCRRVSSHSGSPARAAGRRARHDGRLTSYGTEAETGSAAHRFAENSLRLVLEVLDGRRPVAQVRPLTSAPVFAALETLARTAHRGAALGPAQLTKIGIAPAGPKTAEVYGTYQRGHRVFAVAARVALHRTGWQLTAFRVL; via the coding sequence ATGCACAGTCGGCGACCGTCGCTTTCGCCTGCGCCACACAGCGAACCGCCGCTGGACCGTGATCGCGTGGTCGGGGTTCAGCCGCGGTCTGCCGCTTCGTCACCACGAGCCGCGCTGCCCTGCCGTCGCGTGTCGTCACACAGCGGATCTCCCGCACGGGCCGCGGGTCGGCGCGCCCGGCACGACGGACGCCTTACATCGTACGGGACCGAGGCCGAAACCGGTTCGGCAGCACATCGATTCGCGGAGAATTCGCTGCGGCTGGTGCTCGAGGTGCTCGACGGCAGGCGGCCGGTGGCGCAGGTGCGGCCGCTGACCTCCGCGCCGGTGTTCGCCGCGCTGGAGACACTGGCCCGCACCGCGCACCGGGGCGCCGCGCTCGGCCCGGCCCAGCTGACCAAGATCGGCATTGCGCCCGCGGGGCCGAAAACCGCCGAGGTATACGGCACCTATCAGCGTGGCCACCGCGTCTTCGCGGTCGCGGCCCGGGTCGCGTTGCATCGCACGGGCTGGCAGCTGACCGCGTTCCGCGTACTGTGA